Below is a genomic region from Amycolatopsis sp. 195334CR.
TGCTCGCCGCGGCGCTGTGCCTCAGCGCCTGCGGGACCGACCCCGCGCCGCAAGCTCAGGCCACGACGACCGTGGAAAACTGTGGTCACCAGGTGCCGGTGGGCAAGCCGCCCGAGCGCGCGGTCGCGCTGAACCAGGGCAGCGCCGAGATCATGCTCGCGCTGGGCCTGGCCGACCGGATGGCGGGCACCGCCACCTGGACCGACCCGGTGCTGCCCGCGCTGGCCGCCGACAACGCGAAGGTGCCGCGCCTGGCGGAGAACAACCCGTCCTTCGAGGCCGTGCTGGCCACCGAACCGGACTTCGTCGCGGCCTCGTTCGTCTCCACGCTCGGCGAGGGCGGGGTGGCCACGCGCGAGCAGTTCGAGCAGCTGGGTGTGCCGACCTACGTCTCGCCCACCGACTGCCTCAAGGACAACACCGCCGGCGGTGACGGCGTGCGGACCGAGACGCTGACCATGGACGTGGTCTACACCGAGATCCGGCAGCTGGCCGCGGTGTTCGGCGTCGGGCCACGCGGTGAGCAGCTGGTGAGCGAGTTGCAGGGCCGGATGCAGCGCGCGTCGACGCGGGCCGGTGGGACCAGCGTGCTGTACTGGTTCGCCAACGCCGAATCGCCGTACCTGGCCGGGTGCTGCGGCGCGCCCGGCGTGATCACCACCGCGCTCGGGCTGAAGAACGTCTTCGACGACACCCGCGCGGAATGGCCGCAGATCAACTGGGAGACGGTGGCCGAGCGGAATCCGCGGGTGATCGTGCTCGGTGACCTCACCCGGCGTTCGCAGACCGCGGAGAACGGGGAAGCGAAGATCGCCTTCCTCGAGTCCCATCCGGTCACCAAGGACCTCGACGCGGTGAAGAACAAGCGGTACGTGCTGCTCAGCGGTCAGGCGATGAACCCGTCGCTGCGGACCGTGGACGGGACCGAGCAGGTCGGCGAGGCGCTGCGGAAGTTCGGCCTGGCGTGAGGCGGCCGCCGCCGACCGGGCCGCAGGTCGCCTGGTTCTGCGTGCTGGGCCTCGGCCTGCTCGTGGTGTCGATCGCGGTGGCCATCACCATCGGCCCGGCCGGGATCGGCATCGGCGAGGTCTATTCGACCGTGCTGGCCCACCTCGGCCTCGGCGAGCCGGTGCTCGCCCCGCTGCGGGACGGCATCGTCTGGCACCTGCGGCTCCCGCGGGCGCTGCTCGCGGCGGTGTGCGGGGCCGGGCTCGCGGTGTGCGGCGTGGTGATGCAGTCGCTGCTGCGCAACCCGCTGGCCGAGCCGTTCGTGCTGGGCGTGTCCTCGGGTGCGTCGACCGGCGCGGTGCTGGTGGTCGTGCTCGGTGTGGGCGGGGGCGTGATCTCCTTGTCCGCCGGGGCTTTCGCCGGTGCCGCGGTGTCGTTCGCCGCGGTGCTGGTGCTGAGCCGCATCGTCGGTGGCAGCACCGACCGGGTGGTGCTGTCCGGGGTCGCGGCGATGCAGTTGTTCTCCGCGCTCACCTCGTTCATCGTGCTCACCGCCGCCGACGCGGAAACCACGCGCGGGGTGTTGTTCTGGCTGCTCGGCTCGTTCGCCAGTGCCTCGTGGACCGAGGTCGCGGTGTGCGCGGCGGTGCTGGCCGTGTCGCTGGCCGTCTGCTTCGGGCACGCCCGCGCGCTGGACGTGTTCGCGCTCGGGCAGGACACCGCGGCCGCGCTGGGGGTGGCGGTCGGGCGCATCCGGATCGTGCTGTTGTGCGCCACCGCGTTGCTGACCGCCGCGCTGGTCAGCTCGGTCGGCGCGGTGGGCTTCGTCGGGCTGGTGCTGCCGCACGCGGTGCGGGCGCTGACCGGGCCGGGGCACAGCCGCCTGCTGCCGGTCACCGCGGTGGCCGGGGCGGTGTTCCTGGTCTGGGTGGACACCCTGGCCCGCACCGCGCTCGACCCGCAGGAGGTGCCGGTCGGCGTGGTGACCTCGATCATCGGCGTGCCGGCGTTCGTGGTCATCCTGTACCGGACCGCCCGGCCCCGCGAGCGGGTGGGTCAGTAGAACCTCAAGCACGCGCGGCGGTCACCGAGACCGTGGTGAACCGCATGCTGAAGCCGCCGCCGAGCTCGTCGATCGCGGCGCCGACCTCGTCCAGCACCACGGCGAGCCGGTCGGGCGGCAGCTGGGTCAGCGCGCCGGTGGTGGGCAACTGGTCGAGCCATTCCGCCCGGGTGTAGTACCGGTCCCACGTGTAGCGCGCCTGCGACGGCTCGCCGAACCCGCCCGCGGCCCGGATGCCTTCGGCGGCGCGGTCGAGCATCGGCTGGTAACCGACCTTGGCCACCTGGCTGAAGTCGAACGGGTGGCCGGGATTGACGCGCTCATAGGCTTTCGCGAAGGCCGCGCCGATTTCGTCGGGTGGCAGGAACACGTGCCAGAACGCGGACAGCGTGCCGTGGGGTCGCAGCACCCGCGCCGCCTTGGCCGCGCCGGCCACCGGATCGACCCAGTGCCAGGCCTGCCCGGCGACAACCGCGTCGAACCGGCGGTCGCCGGGTTCCCAGTCCTCGAACTTCGCCACCTCCACCTCGATCCCGGTGCGGCGGGCGAACCGGGCCATCCGCTCGTCCGGTTCGACACCGAGCACGGTGCACCCGGCGGCCTGGAGTTGGCGTGCCGCGATCCCGGTGCCGCAGCCGACGTCGAGGAGGTCGGTGCCCGGGCTGGCTTCGACGATGGCCTCGATGAGCGGGGCGGGATAACTGGGACGCGCGCGGTCGTAGCGCTCGGCGTCGACGCCGAAGGACTCGCCTATAGTGGGCATGTGCCCACCCTAGTGGGCAAGTGCCCACTCGTCCACCGAG
It encodes:
- a CDS encoding iron ABC transporter permease — its product is MRRPPPTGPQVAWFCVLGLGLLVVSIAVAITIGPAGIGIGEVYSTVLAHLGLGEPVLAPLRDGIVWHLRLPRALLAAVCGAGLAVCGVVMQSLLRNPLAEPFVLGVSSGASTGAVLVVVLGVGGGVISLSAGAFAGAAVSFAAVLVLSRIVGGSTDRVVLSGVAAMQLFSALTSFIVLTAADAETTRGVLFWLLGSFASASWTEVAVCAAVLAVSLAVCFGHARALDVFALGQDTAAALGVAVGRIRIVLLCATALLTAALVSSVGAVGFVGLVLPHAVRALTGPGHSRLLPVTAVAGAVFLVWVDTLARTALDPQEVPVGVVTSIIGVPAFVVILYRTARPRERVGQ
- a CDS encoding ABC transporter substrate-binding protein, which produces MPKIRSPHLLLAAALCLSACGTDPAPQAQATTTVENCGHQVPVGKPPERAVALNQGSAEIMLALGLADRMAGTATWTDPVLPALAADNAKVPRLAENNPSFEAVLATEPDFVAASFVSTLGEGGVATREQFEQLGVPTYVSPTDCLKDNTAGGDGVRTETLTMDVVYTEIRQLAAVFGVGPRGEQLVSELQGRMQRASTRAGGTSVLYWFANAESPYLAGCCGAPGVITTALGLKNVFDDTRAEWPQINWETVAERNPRVIVLGDLTRRSQTAENGEAKIAFLESHPVTKDLDAVKNKRYVLLSGQAMNPSLRTVDGTEQVGEALRKFGLA
- a CDS encoding class I SAM-dependent methyltransferase, whose protein sequence is MGESFGVDAERYDRARPSYPAPLIEAIVEASPGTDLLDVGCGTGIAARQLQAAGCTVLGVEPDERMARFARRTGIEVEVAKFEDWEPGDRRFDAVVAGQAWHWVDPVAGAAKAARVLRPHGTLSAFWHVFLPPDEIGAAFAKAYERVNPGHPFDFSQVAKVGYQPMLDRAAEGIRAAGGFGEPSQARYTWDRYYTRAEWLDQLPTTGALTQLPPDRLAVVLDEVGAAIDELGGGFSMRFTTVSVTAARA